AATGAGAGCATGGTATAAAAGGCCATATGTTAGGGGGACAAACCCCATCATCCATACCTAGCAATTCTGGTTTGTCCCATCcgattatgttttgccattggaTCATTTCCAACCAATCGACAAAATTTGATGGACAGTGTGAAATCTAAGACTGAAAACCGTATAGGGAAAAACATGCTGCTGGCACTGGCAGAACTAATGACTGGAAGCCCACAATCCATTCTTCTGTATTTCCCCTTCAAATAACTGCACTCTCCAGACTACTGACCTTgttccagttgcattgcttggctctaactttttgacagttacacgtgactaaatgcctacattgcccgaactatgccattggtcagttccatacgacacacacttagcagcgggttacaaccatactaggctcttccgtccgagcaatgcagctggctccttgTCCGCAGAGCAAAGGTCTGTGAGCTGAGGATTAGCGTTGTAACTGTTCACAGCATTGAACACAAAGCACAAATCAAATATTGCTTTTGGCCAAGCCGAtcaacacagagcacacacacggaGCAGAGGACCGACAATAACACAGTCTGGAAGAGGTGCCGTGGCATCCTGACACCCAGTCTTTCTTGGGGATCCAGAATGGAATGAACCATTTACTCACTTCATATTTCAGTCCAGTGACACAGCGCCACCTTATGCTACATGATGCTTCATTCAGCAAGGGcactgtgctgtgcatgtgctgtagAAATATTTCTGGATTAAGAAGACAGTTTCTGATTCCTCTCCCAACACGTCTCCACAGGTTGATAGTCCACTCCTGTGCAACACATGGTCTGTACACACTGGTCCaccaagcagacagcagcagTTCCCAGGTTCCAGTCTCACCGGTATCCAAGTTCCATCCCTACAAGGCCTAAATGGTGATCTGGTTAAAGTATTTCTAACAAGATGGTAAACTGGAGTCCCATGTGCAAGTATGCATTTAACTATATACACTATAGGGACAAAATCAAATAATGGATCAGTAAATTTGCAAATGAATGCGTTTTACTGAtttcccccactccactccagccaggtgtgaatggatacatATGGTTGGGGAAGTTTAAAAATGGAAGGAAAGGATTGGGACCCCGCTTtccaatgctgagccctagacacactgaactatgaattcactgccccgatgatcGTTAAAGgaaatgggacctttaacccttttcTTAACTAAAACTTGATAACAAAATAGAGGATGGTATCGCACATGGTCATGCATTCTCAATTTTGTGCTCCAGTTTCATGTGGGAAAAGTAGGGTATACTGAAAGATTTCACTTCACAAAATCTATGTTTAAAGGAGCCTAGTGATGTCCTTCAAAATGAAAACAGACTGACAGTGAAAATTCCAATGCTTTGAATACTGTCAGGATCTCAATTTTCTCCACATGGTAGCAGATGACAGCCACTGAATCTTCCAGTCTCAATGCCATGTGGTCTTCCCGCACCAAAACTTTTAGTAAAAGACAGCTGCTTCAAGGCATGCAGCGTTAAGCCCCTTACAGCTGTCATTCCGATTTGCCTGTTCCTGTTTCGCCTATCCCAGGTTTGCCTATCAATGAAATAGGTGATCACCATACGCCCATTCAGTTTTCCAATGTGCCCCAAAAGACACAGTTCCTCTGTTATTTGAAAACaagttaaccacacacacaaatatatacttcACACTTTGTATGCACAAACATTCTATTcagtttgtgtgaatgtgcatggcAGTAGATTTTTAAAGCTAAATGCATATGGTGTGTCATTGAAAAGCTGACAGACCACCTGATTCATGTAGTTTTCAACTTCTCTTAACATTCATTTTTGCAGTTGTGTGCCCGCCTCTTTGTTCTGTTGGTGATATGGTACCAAgcattgtttaatttttttttttaatactcatccatacaatttgtgtgtgtgtagtacgggGGATTGGGGGCTGCAGGTGGTGAATAAGCTTTGGCCTGTAGGTGTTTTTCTATAGGAAGGGGTCAGGAtattggggtagggtggggtgggggaagaagtggTGTTGGGGGCTTTTGACTTagtttgaatgaatgaaagttaaaAGTTGTTTACTGTGTTGCCTCAATTTAGTGATCCATGGAAATGGTGCTTTGTGGTTTAATATTGTTAgcctgattttttatttttaaatgaacAATGTATCTTAGTAGTTGCATActctttgtgtgagagtgtgtgtgtgtgtgtggtttgtatgtgtgtgtggggtgtgtgcgcATTTATGCATGAGTGgcatgggaagatgtgcaatgtggCTTGGTTCACTGAAATAGAGGTCCAAGAGAATCtcaatctgtatatttgtatgtagctatttccatttggtgccattcaatttatctttttatttttcattcattttatatttgtttttgttttttgtgtgtgttggacatgtgctgctgccaaagaGAAAACCTCTGTACCAAAATATAGAAAATAAAGtctgtttagttgtgtgtgtatttgtgtttttcaAACAAGAAAACTGAAAGCTAATTTAGAGGATTCCAAGGACGTCTGacgaatcctcaaaattcactgGGAACAGCCTGTCATGAACAGAGGTGGGGAGACGTAAATGCATCAATAACATTGTGGATGAAGTGAAACAGACACGCTGAAGGTGGTTGGTTCATGTTCTGAGGTTGTATAAAACCAGACATTTGTATGCTGCCCACAGATGGGTACAACCATGGAAGTAGACCACTATGCATATGGAGAACTGTCGCTTAAATGAAAATGGCAAGCAAGACCAGGAATGAAATCAGCTGGGTCGCTCAAGATCGAAATGGCTGGAGATTTGTTGGTGCCTTATGCTCCAGCTGGAAGTGAAGaggattaattgtgtgtgtgtgcatgggcatgttagtgagagagacagacaggccgagTAGACAAATTATGAGTTGGTGAAACAGGACAGAGTCCAGTGTGAATTGCACCAtcagagtaggcgaaacgggaataggcaaaTCAGACTTACTCCTCCttacaccccccttccctcttcaaaGAAGTTACAAAGGCTTTAAATCCATGCTTGCCACTGCTACCTAAACCATTACATTCCATACCACCGCTGTATACACTGCCTGACTGTGGGTCCCAATTCCCTTCACAATACAAGGCCATTGGACCTCCAGGTCAGCACATGTTGCCATTGTGCTGCCAGTCTTTTACAATAATTATGCATCCTGCAGACActtgtgtcagtgtcactggcCATACACTGTATAGTGAGCCAACTTTCACGAACCTGTACATTATATACCCCTCAATACCCACAACAGATCACTGCATCAAGGTGGAACTGTGATGACTGGCAGAAATCGTACAACACAATCAGAATCGTTTTCATTTTGAGGGGATCTTTCTGTGTCCATGTGACGAAGACCTGGCCGCTTCCCCTGTGTCCCAGTTCACTGCTGTAGGGGGTCCATTCCATTCTGGAGCATCTCCTCTGGAAGCTCTTGCAGTCTGCTTCATCTCTGCACAGCAAATTAATAAGACAATTCAATATATAACATAACAAAATACAATTTATAAAGTAAAATAACAAAATATATTTTATCAAGtagataaacatacatatattttcaaatatacagcatcacacatttaaaacaaaaagagTATGAACATTCCTTTGATACGGAATTCCTGTGCACCACTGTGAAtaacgtgtgtgtggtgggggtggggggtcagtggggAATGGTCTGTGTGGTGATTGGTCAggtggcattaaaaaaatctggAATCAAGAAGCCCTGTGGAAATAGTCTTCTGGGAGTTTACATTGACTTATCATCACCTCTTAGGACCCCCTGGCAGGCTGAACAGTGATGCTGCAAGAAACACAGAATGAACTGCAATGAACAGACTAACCTCAGTGTTGAGAAACGCAGTCTTGCACAGGCAGCTTGTGGTGTAGAGTTGGCCTCAATGACAGGTGGCACTGTCCAGGGTCACCGCTGTTCTTCGCTCACTCCGTTCTGCAGTCAGCATGTCCACGGGCCGGGGTCGGCCCTGTCACTGGTGTCAGGGTGGCTGCTGTCTCCGCCAGGCAGTGCCAGATCAAAGGTCTGCCCAACAGTACAAGACTatgcaataataatactaataacaataatgaaaaagacaattattgttattcatataaATAAACCATTATATTGTGCATAATAAAGTGTGATGAAACTCAATGTGCACACCCCTCATTCAATTCACTAACACCTTACATGCTCATAATTATAAACTGCCACCTGTTCTCACACACAGCCTCTAAAATTGCTAAGGGAATGTTACATTTGTATATACGTGCGCAGGGAAAATCATGTGCTGTGCCTTTGTTCGAAATCTCACTTGTgcaagtcatcacacacacacatacaagagcaCACATTACACATAAATAGTTTTAAAGGATATAAAGTCAAAACCGGGAATGATGTCACAGAAGACAGAATCAGTACAGAGACCATGGCGATTCTGAAAGGTACCGACCTCCAAAGACTGATGAATTCGCATGCGCGTTTTAACAAGACAAAATATTTCTTGCATATAATGTAGGGTAAAGTGATCTAATTCCGACCGGTTCAGTCACCTGCTGTGGTTCTCAACGCATTACTGTAGACTAACAGCATACCTATTTGATTCGCACAGTGAGTAACTTTTGTCAGACTGTCTGTGATCGAATACAACACCTGTCGTGTTGCTATGTGCTATTTTTAGTTCTGCAGAAGCCGTTAAAAAACGGTGTGCTTGATCTAAATCCGACCGGGCGTGGATCTAAACCCGACCGATTTGGTCACTTATTTGGTTCTCAAGGCATTGCTGGCAACTGACAGCATATCAGTTTGGTTCGTAGTCTGTCGGTGATTGTAGAatgtctgtcatgtttctgtgtccTATTTCTAGTTCTTCGGAAGCCGTTAAGAACGTTGGTGTGCCTGATTTAAATCCGCCAGTCTGATCTAAACCCGACTATTTTGATCTAATGCCGACCAGAGTTCTGAATATGTGAATCTGCATCTGGATAATTATGTACGTTGCTGGGACTGAAATTGACTGTAACTGCAACGGGGAGGGGGTTAGTTGGGGTTCCGCACAGGAGTGGATCAAAATCAATGGTGTTGGCTCTGAACCATTTGCCTGAAGCCAGTTGATGTGAtatcaggcaggttgttccactcCCCTGTTGtaaatgtgcgtgtttgtgtgtgcgcttgcgcgtgtatttgtgtgttgtgcagtgtgtaagAACTGGTatagggatcacacacacacacacacacatatactggcatatatatatatatatatatatatatatatatatatggccaagaaaggggacacatacacacgcgcaaatgcatgcgcacacacacacgaagtccaTGTCACATCTGAACTGGTCGGAATTAGATCCACCAACTGATATAATGGCCCATATAACCTCAACCAATTTTGTCAGTCATTGCCTGGACAAAAAAAGCCTTGAAACCAGCTGAAATAATTATAACGTAATCACTTCCCAGACTCATGCTCTGTTCACTGGGATGTGAGACAAAGCTAGTGAATCAACTGTTTCTTATATGGAAACGCGATACTTGCCAAACCAGTGCGTTGACGTCACAGCGACTTGGCGCCAAAACTGTCGTCAAGTCGCACACACATGGGGCGCTTTTCGCGCCACTATACGTCACCATCGGATTCCCGTGATGTTCCCACGTGTCAAAATGATCGGGTTATTCCGTTGACAAACTGAACAAGAATTTCCCGGGCTACTGCCGTGAATTGATTAGCATTGTTTGTCATGGGAAGAAGGTGACTGTGTAAAGCGGTTGGGTTTAGATCCATGAAAAATCAGTCGGAATTAGATCACCTTACCCTGTCTTAATTACTTCAGTTTCCAGATCTAAACATAAAGATGCAACCATGAAGTGTATTGTTGCATTATCCCCTGAAGTAATTTCAATGCATTTATGTCCAAGTGTCGGAACTGCATGAGCCTTAGCCTAATTGGGGTTGAACAAAAATGGAAATCACGCTTGCGCGCGTGTATatagttactctgtgtgtgtgtgtgtgtgtgtgtgtgtgtgtatgcacatctgtatgtgcgtgtgtgtgtgagttttcatGATGGGGTGGGCGGGcacatctgtcagtgtgtatgccagCGATGGAAAAAATGAGTACAGATGTGCGCGCGTTTCCTGTCAAAATTAAATGAAAATCATGTGCATTACACACGCACCGGCGGCTCATCATGCTATGAGCGTATACTCTCCCGAACACAGGTGAATTTTGTGGtgctggtttttatttttatttcattgtttttcttccCACAGCGCGCTCGTTGTAATATTTTGATCTCGGTTTGATCAAAACGACGCATTTCACTCTCAGATCTAATGCAGTGGTCTGGGATGGCACACCGTGACTAACTTTAACCTCTTGAGGCACAACCACCCGATCCCCATCTCCCGTCATTTTCTCCCCGCATTTGTACAGATCTGAACTGGCATTTCAACAGGACTTGCTGTGACGAGTTACCGCATGGAAAGTAAAACGGCGGAAATCCTTTTTTCAGTGTAAAATGAAATTTAAACCGCGGAAAACTGCGGTTCAGCAGAAAAATCCCCAACCTGGGACACACACCCTGATGGGATCTTCCTGCAGGAAAATACGGACTATAATGTTTTCGAAAGAGCTTAATTTGAATGCATTTAATTTAGAATCAGATTCAATTCCATGCGCGGAACATCAGTAAAGTATGCCGTTGAGTGGCGTTTTCAAAGGGAACGTCCCACTAgaccgagggttcactagtccgtgggttcactagtccgagggttcactagtccgacagtcaaacagacagacaaacacaaaacacaaaaatgacgACATCACCGGAAGTAGAAAACAAAAGATGCAAATGAGAAATGGAAGGGTCGGGCATCATCCTCAACAACTTTGGGAAGAGTGTGCCAATTTTCAGTGCGATCGGTTCAGTAGATTTTGCTGCACGGTGTGCCACACATTttgtttacagacagacagacagacagacagacagacacacacacacacacacacacacacacacacacacacacacacacacacacaaacacacagacagaacacgcgGCCTCGGTATCTGTACATCCTAAAGTACTTCCAGTTTTTGTAAACTGgaagtacaaaaaaacaaaaaaaacaccatagggctgggggaggagggtagtgCGCGGGGGTGCATGGTGATTATAtgtcgcgtatgtgtgtgtgaactctgtgtgtgtgtgtgtgtgtgtgtgtgtgtgcgcgcgcgcgcgggggaaaaggatgaaaggaaaagaaggccGGGACATCAAATCGGAAGAAGATGGGGtgacgagggagggggggggggggggggggggggggggggggggggggggggggtaaggaagcgGGAAATTTTTAGGAGGGAAATTTTAGGCTGTATTTCCTGTTTCTGTCGAAATAGGAGCTCGGCCAGCGAGGAGGGTTCACCCGCCGTTTTCAGCTTTGACTTGCGCAGTAATGTTCATTTGCTTCCCGTTGTTCGTCGAATAAGCCACGCAAAAACTTCCAGGTCCAAACGTCGGAGAAGGAATCTCAAAAGGTACGCTTCTTCAAGTCGTTTAAGATGGCCACTTGGATCGCCGTTGGTTCGAGGGGAAGAGGTCGTGTACTGATACACAATGACCACAAGTACCAACTGAACAAAAAACATCAAGCCACCATGCTTTGGCGCTGTTGGCGAACGACGTGTAGGTCCAATGTCACAACTAATCGTTTTGACCCCGAGGAAGGAAATCCGCAAATAAGGATAATTGAAGATGAAATGGGACACAATCATCAATCTGACATAGATCAGATCAAAAGGGACAAGTATCTGAATGACGCAAAAGAGAAAATCAGAGACAACCCCACAAAGCCTATCAAAAGGGTGTATGATGAGCAAGTCGCCGCAGCTCACCAAGCATTCGGacaaggagggggagacaggcctCCTTTGGTTCCGGACTTCCATTCCATCAGATCTCAGATGTCTAGAACTAAGACTGAGAACATGCCAGAAGTTCCTGCGGAAGTTGAAGATGTACAATTCCTTGGGCCATGGCAAGAAACCTGGCGTGGACATAGATTCATGCTCCAACAAAACAATGACTGGGGCACAGCTATCTTTGGCACAAATCAAAACATTAGAACTTTGACAGAGTGCAATCTGCTGTACGTGGATGCCACGTTCAAGACATGCCCTAAACCATACAACCAAATGCTGGTGATTCAAGGTGATTACCAGGGACGCGTTTTACCATTTCTGACAGTGCTGATGACCAACAAAACGATCGGAGACTACCGGCAGATCCTGCAAACAATCAAGCGTAAAGCGCTGCGCTTGACAGGGCACGCTTGGGAGCCTGCATCCATTGTTATGGACTTCGAGCAAGCGCTCATTACCGCAGTGGAGACAGAGTTACCCAACACCCGGGTGGAACTCTGTTACTTCCATTTCAACCAGTCTATATGGCGCCGCATCCAGGAACTTGGACTTGCAAGAGCCTACAGAAGAGATGCCGATCTCCAAGAAATACTCCGAAAAGTCATGGCTCTTGGATTTCTACCACTGGCCCTGGTAAGGAACAACTTTCGACTATTGCGGAATTTACCTGGCACCCGAAGGAAGATCTTCCAATACCCTGCTTTgtttgacttcttcaattctGTCCACAACACGTACATTGATGGTCAGTTCCCACCTCCTGCCTGGAACGTGTATGAACGAAACATGGACTGTCGCACCACCAATAATGCGGAGTCATTCCATCGGTCCTGGAATAACCGAGTAGGCGTCAGGCATCCGAATGTCTGGATCTTCGTGAGGCATCTTAAGGACCTCCAGGCCACAACGGAAAGTGGAATCCTCAGCATGGACAGGGGAGGTCGCCCAACTAGGCGTCATAGACGATGGCGTCTCCTGGAAGAACGTCTCCTGGCGCTGAAACAAGAGTATCGTCGCGGCGTTCGAGACGTCGACAGGTATTGGCGCGCAATCAGTCATCTTGTGCACCACTACTGAACGCTGGTTACCACTGAACGAGGACTGGTTCTATCTTGTTAAGAAGAATAGCGAGAATTTTTCTTTCAAAGAGCAAATTGAAATCAAAAGTCACCCATCAGTTTTCTTTTCCCATTAATTTCTATTTTACTGCCAAAGAATTCCCTTTATTGTTCTGTttattccccaccctcccccaaggaAATTAGCCATTTCCCGTTTTAACAATCTGTGGCATTTCTATTTCGTTCTTAAGTTTTGAATAAATCAAGAATTCCTCATCTTACCCAAGAAAATTAGTCATTTTCGTTTAAACGTACAATTTGTGACTATTTTTATTTGATTCTCACGTTTTCAATGAACGAAGAATATCTTATTTCACCCCAAGAAAATTAGTTCCGTTTAAAAGACAATTTGTGactatttctatttcattttcaaattttaaaTGAACGGAGAATAACTTATTTTCTAGTGCTATCAGTCTAAAAAGACAATTTGTGactatttctgttttattcttaagttttgaataaacgaatgatatcttcccctcccccccccccccagaattaGTCATCTCCGTTTAAAAAGACATTTTGTGACTTATGTTTCATTCTCAAGTTTTGATTGAACGAAGAATATATtttcaatttgatttgatttgattggggTTTGATTTAAAATTAGTCATTTTCGTTTAAACGTACAATTTGTGACTATTTCTATTTGATTCTCACGTTTTCAATGAACGAAGAATATCTTATTTCACCCCAAGAAAATTAGTCAGTTCCGTTTAAAAGACAATTTGTGactatttctatttcattttcaaattttaaaTGAACGGAGAATAACTTATTTTCTAGTGCTATCAGTCTAAAAAGACAATTTGTGactatttctgttttattcttaagttttgaataaacgaatgatatcttcccctccccccccccccccccccagaattaGTCATCTCCGTTTAAAAAGACATTTTGTGACTTATGTTTCATTCTCAAGTTTTGATTGAACGAAGAATATATtttcaatttgatttgatttgattggggTTTGATTTAAAATTAGTCATTTTCGTTTAAACGTACAATTTGTGACTATTTCTATTTGATTCTCACGTTTTCAATGAACGAAGAATATCTTATTTCACCCCAAGAAAATTAGTCAGTTCCGTTTAAAAGACAATTTGTGactatttctatttcattttcaaattttaaaTGAACGGAGAATAACTTATTTTCTAGTGCTATCAGTCTAAAAAGACAATTTGTGactatttctgttttattcttaagttttgaataaacgaatgatatcttcccctccccccccccccccccccccccccagaattaGTCATCTCCGTTTAAAAAGACATTTTGTGACTTATGTTTCATTCTCAAGTTTTGATTGAACGAAGAATATATtttcaatttgatttgatttgattggggtttgatttggtgtgtgtgtgtgtgtgtgtgtgtgtgtgtgcgtgcgcacacatagaGGAGgttaatagaggaggaggaggacatggaagaggacatagaggaggaggaggatatagaggaggaggaggaaatggaggaggaggacatagaggaggaggacattgaggaggaggacatggacgaggatctggaggaggaggaggacatggacgaggatttgacggaggaggaggacatggacgaggaggaagacATGGACGAGGATGTGGCGGAGGACATGGACGAAGACATGGACGTGGTtgtggaggaggacatggacgaggaggaggacatggacgaggatttggcggaggaggaggaggacatggacgaggaggaggacatagacgaggaatgtggaggaggacatgggcgaggaggaggacatggacgaggaggaggaggatcaggagaggagaagaagaaaagaaggaaaatgaaaaaatgatgacgacgacgacgacgacgacgacgaagtctgtatgtctgtgtgtttgtctgtctgtttgactgtcggactagtgaaccctcggactagtgaaccctcggactactggaccctcggactagtgaaccctcggactagtgaacccttcCCGTTTTCAAATGGGCTCCCTCAAGCATCAGTACAGTTCGCCGCATTTTCAACCAAGTAAGAATCCAAACCGATTCGGCAAAACGGGTCGACGCGCGACTGACTCCGATCACAAACACGTAGGCGATATATAATGGAAATTTGAGAGGCATGCAAAGCAAACCAATAACAAATTATGTgaatttttttgggggaaaaaagaagaagaaaaaaaagagtccctACTGCTCAGTGTTAGGACTTGATTTTCTCAATGGATTTATTTGAATCGTCAGGAAAGACCACTGGGACTGTCAGATTTACAAAAATCAACGGGAAATGTCATCTGTCATAACCTCCATTGTTCTGTAGCAAGACACAGAAATACTTCACATTGAGCATTGTCAAATTTAATGTTTGGGACTGggagctggggtggggtgggacacaGTTGGATAAGATACCTTCATATGTACTGTTGCTTGGGATCTtttatgaatatgtatatatgaac
The sequence above is a segment of the Babylonia areolata isolate BAREFJ2019XMU chromosome 19, ASM4173473v1, whole genome shotgun sequence genome. Coding sequences within it:
- the LOC143294181 gene encoding uncharacterized protein LOC143294181, coding for MPEVPAEVEDVQFLGPWQETWRGHRFMLQQNNDWGTAIFGTNQNIRTLTECNLLYVDATFKTCPKPYNQMLVIQGDYQGRVLPFLTVLMTNKTIGDYRQILQTIKRKALRLTGHAWEPASIVMDFEQALITAVETELPNTRVELCYFHFNQSIWRRIQELGLARAYRRDADLQEILRKVMALGFLPLALVRNNFRLLRNLPGTRRKIFQYPALFDFFNSVHNTYIDGQFPPPAWNVYERNMDCRTTNNAESFHRSWNNRVGVRHPNVWIFVRHLKDLQATTESGILSMDRGGRPTRRHRRWRLLEERLLALKQEYRRGVRDVDRYWRAISHLVHHY